GAGCCGATGGGGATGTGGCGGATGCGGTGGTCATGCGTGCACCTCCGGGTCGGTCGCGGCGTGATCGGTTTCCGGCAGGCCGGTGGGCCCCGGCCCGGGCGGACCGTCGTCGGCCGGGGCGGTGCCTCCGTTGCTGTCTCCGGAACCGGGAGAGCCGGGGTCCCCCAGCGCCCGGGTCAGTCGCCCGCGGAACCACACGTCGGCCAGGCCCGCGTTCAGCCAGTGGGTACGGCCCTTGGTGTCGGTCTGGATGCGCCCCTCCCAGGCCGCATCACCTGCGGCGGCGATGAGACGGTCACCGAGACGGCCCACCGTCTCCCGCACCTGCCGCTGCCAGACGTGCCGGTGCTCGAAGGGGTCGGAAGCCTCCGCTATGGCGGACAACCAATTGCGGTACGGATGGTCCAGCGCGTCGAACCCCTCGGCACGGGCCGCGGACTTCGGCCCCTCCTCCTCAGCCCCGGCCGCCCGGGCCAGGTCGGCCGCGAGATCCCCCAGGACCCGCACCGCCCGGTCGGCGTCCTCGGCCGCGGCGATGGCCTGCCGCGCGTACGTGGGGTCCTGCCGGTGCAGCAGAGCGACCGGCATTACCAGGCGGTCGTCGACAACCTCATCGATCACGGACTGCTGGGTCCCGTACCTGACGCCCACCACCCGGGCACGGACGAGGGAACGACGGGGGAGGTGGCCTTCGGTCACCAGTCGGGCGACCCACTCGAGGATCCGCGGCCGCAGACGCGAGGGACCCTCGGCGCCACCGGTCTCCTCCAGCCGGTCGGCGAGCAGCGCGGCGATGCCCCGCCAGGCCGAGCGGGCCGGATCGTGTTCCAGGGGCAGGTACACCGGCGACTGCCCCAGCTTCTTCTCCTGCGCGGGACTGCGCCGCCACGCAGTCATCGGCTCGCAGCGGTGCATGTTCCGCCAGACGAGCGGATCACCGTAACCGAGGACGACACCGTGGACACCGTCCGCATCGTGGTGCAGACGCACCCGGCGCGACTGCCAGGTGTACAGGTCACGGAGACCAGTCGCTGAGCGCCCGTCGGAACCTGGACCGCAGGGCTCACGGCGCCAGGCCGGCCTGTCATCGGGGGAGAAGCCGAGCTCTTCGGTGTCCGCCGCCACCAGGTTGAGCAGCAGGGTCTCGCGCAGGGTGTCGCCCTCCACGAAGACGCCGCCCAACCCGCCCGCCCAGCCGGTGCCGAGCGGGTACACCTTGCCGCTCTTGACCCGGTCGTCGCCGACCATACCGGTTTTGATACCGGAGGTGTCATAGGCGTGGACATGAACGACCCAGCGGGCAGCCTCGGCTAAAGTCAGCCGTTCCACGTCCGGCATCCGCGCGCTGAAGAACGGCTCTCCGACGGGCACGTCGGCCACGATCCGGTTGAGAGAGAAGACCTCGTCCTTCGCCGTGCGCAGCCCGGCAGCTTGGAGGAACGGCAAGTCGGGGTGGAGCAGGTCGAAGTGCCCGCGGTGGGTGTCTAGGTACGCCTCGACGGGGACGAAGCAGTCGGGGTCGCTCCACAGGTCCGCCCAGTCCTCGGTGTTGCGGGGACCGTCCAGGGCGTCGTGCGCGACGGCCAGCAACAGGCGCACTAGGGCGAACTCCTGAGTGGCCAGGTCCCCGACCACCCGGCGCAGGTCGTCCACCTGGGCGAACACTTGCCGCAGCGACAACTCGTCTTGCGTACCGTCACATCTGAGCACCCCGATCCACGGGCGGTCGGTCAGATCGAACGACGGTGGCATGTTCTCCTCCGTCCTGGCCGATTCCGCTCCCACCGCATACACCTCACAGATCGCTGTTCGGACTGTCCTGAGCTACAGAACTTCGACACCAACATCCGCCGCTGCCTGCCAGCAGCCGTGTCGACGACTGATGTGGTCTCTGACCATTGCTAACTCTCCGACGTGCACCAGACACTGGTGCACAAGGACCGGATCTCACGACCTATCGTCCCATGACGCAACAGCTTAAGGGGAGTTGAACCGCTAGGCTCGGCCCCCTAGGATACGCAAGTCCACAACAGCTTGAGGGGGGATGAGAGTTGAAGGGCTGGATCCGTTGGCTTGTCGTCGTAAGCATGGTCGTCATCGTCTTCTGGTTGGGTCTCCTGCTGGGCCGTTGGCTGCCGTTAGGAGGATCTGAGGACGAATCCGCCAGATGGACTGTTGCCACCGCCCTCGCAAGCGCGTTGTCAGCTGTAGTCGCCATGCCGCTGGTCCGATGGGCAGAGAAACGCCCGGAGGGTCGCCAGCCGTCGAAGGAGCTCTGAGGTGCGCTCCCGCGACGTACGGCACCCCTGCGCGTGCGCGGCGTGCACCGGAGCGGGAACGTGAACCTGGCCTGATACGAGTTCCACGTATCATGCGACTGTTGCTCCCCACTCTCATGGGGATGGCCCCAGCTTGAGGGGCATACCTGCCTTTTCGCTTCACTGCTCCCCGCCCCCCGCGGGGATATCCCGCAGGACCACTGTGTGCCTTTGGCTCTCTGTCCTGCCAGTTCACGTCACCTCCAGACCATCCAGGCGGCTGTACCGGAGCGAGAATCCTGCCAGCCGGGTCTGACAGTTCTCATTGAGAGCGAGGATCAGCTGGTCGGAGAGCCAAGGGCTTTCCTTCCCCTGCCACTTGGGCAGATACAGCCGCTCTAGCTCCTCGATGGCCCGGTCCATGGTCTCGCCGGAGAACTGCAAGGGGAGCCGTAGCCCGCAGCTCGCGGCCGTACGGGCCGCGAACCGCGTCGGCGTCGCGTCCTGCGGCAACTCGAGGCCTGCGCGCTGCCGCCCTTTGCGGTCCGGCTTGAGCCACGGCAGGGTGGCGAGGCTTCCGTCACCGCGCCGCTGCACGACGACGACCTCCAGACTGTCCCGGCTGTCGCGGACCTGAGCACGCCCGGTGGAGGTGTCGTCCGTGTCGCCCACCCCGGCGGCGACCCAGCCGAACAGCGGCCGCCCCGGCTTGCCGACATCCCCCAGACGGAACACGGCGGCGCGCCCGGCCTGGTCGTCGCGGTGCCGCTCGAACAGCTCGCGCGCCTCCTTCAACGCGTCCTGCCAATGGTCCGGTCCGATCGGGTCTTCCCCGTATGCGCTCTGCACGAGCGGGCTGATGTCCGCCGGGAGCCGTACCGGCCGCCGGGACCCGCCCTCCAGGTGGGGGAGGAGCACCGCGGCCGACCGCAGTAGGGCGTACCTTCCGTACACGGCGACCGACCCCCGCACCGGGGCAGGCACGTCCGCCGTCCAGTCGGCTCCCGTCACCAGACAGCGCGCCGTCCGCAAGGGCTCAGGCCGCTCCCCTTGGCCTCGTCCGCGCTGGTGGCGGTGCAGGCGCCCCATGCGCTGCAGGAGTAGGTCGACGGGGCACAGGTCACTGACCAGCAGGTCGAAGTCGACATCCAGGGACTGCTCGGCGACCTGGCTGGCCACCACGATGTGCCGACCCGTCGGCCTGTCGTCCGTCTTCTCCGAAGGCCCGAAGAGACGGAGCAGTGTGCTGTCCTTGTCCGCCCGGTCGAGGTCGACGAAGCACGAGTGGGCCACGGTCACGTTCTCGGCGCCGAACCTGTCGCGCAGCACGTGGGCCGTCTCCAGCACCCGCTTGACCGTGTTCCGGATCACCAGCACGCACCCGCCGTCAGCCAGTTCACTTTCCAGCCGGTCGGCGAGGACGTCCAGATCGTCGGCGAGGCGCTCCACCTGTACGGTCGTCGACCGGCCCGATGCCTGCGGGCTTCGGGCCAGCGGAGTACCACCCGGTGCGACGGCGGTCAGCAGCGGATACGCGTCCGATGCGGTCGTGTCCCCGGGAGCGACCGCATCAGTACGGCCGGAATACGCCGCGACGAGTTCACGTCTGCGTGAGGCCGGCAGGGTCGCGGACAGCACCACCACCGGGACCCGGTACGCGCCCAACCAGGACAGCACCCGGTCCAGGTACACGCTCATGTACGTGTCGTAGGCGTGCGCCTCGTCGATGACCACGACCTTCCCGGCCACGGCGAGGTGCCGCAGCGCCAGGTGCCTGCTCTTCAACCCGGCGAACAGCAACTGGTCGATGGTGCCCGCGACGAACGAGGCCAGCATGGCCTTCTTGCGGCCACGCAACCAGGCGTGCGCCACGAGCTCGGCCCCCGCGCGGTGCTGTTCGTCCAGCCTCTGCCGGGGTGCGGGCTCGGATTCATCCACGCCAACGGCCACGACCTGTCCCGTACGGGCCATCAGGCCGGCGAAGTCCTCATTGAGGGCTGCCTTGGAATGGGCCAGCTGCACCGAGCGGCGTGAGCCGGCCACCCCCGGCAGCCGATCCAGCCAGTCGAGCAGGCGAGGGAACATGGCATTGCCGGTGGCCATGGTGGGCAGGGCGAAGAACACCCCTCCCGCGCCCGAGCGCGCCGCGAAGATCTCGGCCACGGCGAGCGCCGCCTCCGTCTTGCCCTCGCCCATCGGCGCCTCGACGATCATCAGACCGGGTGCTTCCATCTCCCGGGCGAGTGCCACGGCCGCTTCCTGGACAGGGCGTATCTCCGCTCCCGTCGGCAGCTCGAACCGGGAGGTGAACAGCTCCTCGGCACTTCGGTCCGGTTCTTCGGCCCGCCAGGGATCCGGCAGGTCCAGTCCCTGCCAGGCCACGGCGAGACGCTCCTGGTCATCGCGGGACGCACCATCGGGGAAGTACGGGAAGAGGTCCGGGTTGCTGGCGATCCAGTCGGAGACGATGACCAGCGCGGTGAGCAGCACCTGCACCGGCTGCGGCAGCCTGACCGTCCGCCATCCCCCCAGCCTTTCGGCCACACCGAAACGCTCGGCACAGGCGTTGAGCAGCTCGGTCTGCACCTGCCGCCAGACACGGCCGCTCGCACCAGGAGTGCGCAGCAACTCCTCATGCTCATACAGAGCCTTGATCTGGCCGTGCTCGGGCGGCACACCGTGATGTCCG
This window of the Streptomyces sp. Tu 3180 genome carries:
- the casA gene encoding type I-E CRISPR-associated protein Cse1/CasA, producing MPPSFDLTDRPWIGVLRCDGTQDELSLRQVFAQVDDLRRVVGDLATQEFALVRLLLAVAHDALDGPRNTEDWADLWSDPDCFVPVEAYLDTHRGHFDLLHPDLPFLQAAGLRTAKDEVFSLNRIVADVPVGEPFFSARMPDVERLTLAEAARWVVHVHAYDTSGIKTGMVGDDRVKSGKVYPLGTGWAGGLGGVFVEGDTLRETLLLNLVAADTEELGFSPDDRPAWRREPCGPGSDGRSATGLRDLYTWQSRRVRLHHDADGVHGVVLGYGDPLVWRNMHRCEPMTAWRRSPAQEKKLGQSPVYLPLEHDPARSAWRGIAALLADRLEETGGAEGPSRLRPRILEWVARLVTEGHLPRRSLVRARVVGVRYGTQQSVIDEVVDDRLVMPVALLHRQDPTYARQAIAAAEDADRAVRVLGDLAADLARAAGAEEEGPKSAARAEGFDALDHPYRNWLSAIAEASDPFEHRHVWQRQVRETVGRLGDRLIAAAGDAAWEGRIQTDTKGRTHWLNAGLADVWFRGRLTRALGDPGSPGSGDSNGGTAPADDGPPGPGPTGLPETDHAATDPEVHA
- the cas3 gene encoding CRISPR-associated helicase Cas3', which translates into the protein MSDGGSPRSDLLRRLGEPARSVWAKHDRDTDGWLPLWRHMEDSAAVAGLLWDRWLPVGVRRLVAEALPQGEADARALAVWLAGVHDIGKATPAFACQVDQLADVMRGRGLEMRSARAMGPDRRIAPHGLAGQVLLGEWLEERHGWAPNRTGQFTVAVGGHHGVPPEHGQIKALYEHEELLRTPGASGRVWRQVQTELLNACAERFGVAERLGGWRTVRLPQPVQVLLTALVIVSDWIASNPDLFPYFPDGASRDDQERLAVAWQGLDLPDPWRAEEPDRSAEELFTSRFELPTGAEIRPVQEAAVALAREMEAPGLMIVEAPMGEGKTEAALAVAEIFAARSGAGGVFFALPTMATGNAMFPRLLDWLDRLPGVAGSRRSVQLAHSKAALNEDFAGLMARTGQVVAVGVDESEPAPRQRLDEQHRAGAELVAHAWLRGRKKAMLASFVAGTIDQLLFAGLKSRHLALRHLAVAGKVVVIDEAHAYDTYMSVYLDRVLSWLGAYRVPVVVLSATLPASRRRELVAAYSGRTDAVAPGDTTASDAYPLLTAVAPGGTPLARSPQASGRSTTVQVERLADDLDVLADRLESELADGGCVLVIRNTVKRVLETAHVLRDRFGAENVTVAHSCFVDLDRADKDSTLLRLFGPSEKTDDRPTGRHIVVASQVAEQSLDVDFDLLVSDLCPVDLLLQRMGRLHRHQRGRGQGERPEPLRTARCLVTGADWTADVPAPVRGSVAVYGRYALLRSAAVLLPHLEGGSRRPVRLPADISPLVQSAYGEDPIGPDHWQDALKEARELFERHRDDQAGRAAVFRLGDVGKPGRPLFGWVAAGVGDTDDTSTGRAQVRDSRDSLEVVVVQRRGDGSLATLPWLKPDRKGRQRAGLELPQDATPTRFAARTAASCGLRLPLQFSGETMDRAIEELERLYLPKWQGKESPWLSDQLILALNENCQTRLAGFSLRYSRLDGLEVT